The following DNA comes from Ornithinimicrobium avium.
TGACGGTGACGGTGCTGGTCATCGGGTTCTTCAGCTGGGCCTCGGTGGCCAGGATCGTGCGCGGCCAGGTGCTCTCCCTGCGGGAGCGCGAGTTCGTCGAGGCGGCGCGTTCGCTGGGGTCGGGCAACCTGCGGATCATGTTCGTCGACGTGCTGCCCAACGTGCTGGCGCCGCTCATCGTCTACGCCTCGCTGCTGGTCCCCGTGGTCATCGTGGTCGAGGCCACCCTGTCCTTCCTCGGGCTCGGGCTGCCCCCGCCCACCGCCGACTGGGGCGGGATGATCAGCGAGTCGCAGGGCTACTACACCGTCGCCTGGTGGTTCGTGTTCTTCCCCGGGGCCGCGCTGGTCATCACCACCCTGGCGTTCAACCTGCTGGGGGACGGCATCCGGGACGCGTTCGACCCACGCGGCGAACCGGTCAAGAGCTGAGGCAGGAGGTCCACCATGGTGCGTTTCCTGATCCGCAGGATCGGTCTGGGCGTGCTCGTCATGTGGCTGATCACGATGGCGGTCTTCGGCCTGTTCTTCCTGGTGCCCAACGACGTGGCCCGGACCCTGGCGGGGCGGCAGGCGCCGCCGGAGACCGTCGCGCTGATCACCCACCGGCTCGGCCTGGACCAGCCCGTGTGGAAGCAGTACCTCGACTTCATCTGGAAGGCGCTGCACGGCGACCTAGGGTACGACTACTACCACCAGGTCCCGGTCACGCACATCATCGCCCAGGCCCTGCCGATCACCCTGTCGGTCGTCATCGGCGGCGCGATCATCTGGATCGTGCTGGGTGTGACCAACGGCATCATCTCGGCGGCCCGGCCCCGCTCGGTGCTGGACCGCGGGCTGACGGTCTTCTCGCTGGTCTTCTACTCGATGCCGACCTTCCTCCTCGGCCTGCTGCTGCTCTACTTCGTCTACTTCCGGCTCACGATGGTGGGCTGGGCGGTCTTCCCCCCGGGTGGCTACGTGGCGCTGAGCGACGACGCGGTGTCCTGGCTGCAGCACATGATCCTGCCGTGGCTCACCCTGGCGCTGGTCTCGGCGGCGACCTACACGCGCCTGACCCGTGCCTCCATGCTCGACGTGCTCGGCGAGGACTACATCCGCACCGCCCGCTCCAAGGGGATGGGTGAGGGACGGCTCCTGCTGCGCCACGCCCTGCGCGCCGCGCTGACGCCGGTCGTGAGCCAGTTCGGGATCGACGTCGGCACGCTGCTCGGCGGCGTGGTCGTCACCGAGACCGTGTTCTCCCTGCCCGGCATGGGCAAGACCGCCATCGACGCGATCAACCAGCAGGACCTGCCGGTCATCATCGGCATCGTCCTGTTCGCCTCCGCCGCCGTCGTCGTCGCCAACGTGGTGGTCGACGTCCTGTATGCCGTGCTCGACCCCCGGGTGCGGCTGCACTGAGGCCGGCGGGTCGCCCTGCGCGCGTCGGGCGGCCCGCCTCTCGGGGTCAGGCGTGCTCGTCCGGGGCGGCGTCACGCGTCCTCGTCCCCGAGCAGGTCGTCGATGGTGGGCTGGTCGGGGCGGGGGCCGGGGCGGGTCTGCCCGGTGTCGGGGTCGGTGTGCTCCGTCGTGAGCCCGTCGCCGCGGCGCCTGCCCTGGATCCCGGCCCGTTCGGCCAGGGCGGCCTGCAGGAGCTGACCGGCCAGGTCCCGGCGATCCTCCAGGTCATCGGGATGGACCCGCCTGAGGTAGGTGCGGTAGTCGTGCACCCGGGTCGTGACCACCTGGCCCAGCAGGGTCGTGAACGTCAGGTCCCGCCGGGCGCCGATCTCCACCTGCCAGGTCCCCTCGGTCTTGTACCGGTGGGGCCGCTTGGCCAGCAGCGCCAGGTTGACCTCGCTCGTCGGACCACCGGCCCAGCCGTAGGGGGTGACGTGGTCCAGCTCCCCGGTCCGGGCCCTGGCCCCCGGGGCCCGGGAGTAGACGTCCGCGGCGACCACCTGCCGACGCATGTCGGCGTCGGGCCGGTAGCCCTTGATCGTCCGCTCCACGAGCCGACCATCACGCGGGTCCACCACCAGCCGGTGCAGGGTGCTGCCCGGCATCAGCGCCAGCTCCCGGGCGTGGCCCTCGGAGACGAAGAACGGGTTCGGACCCAGCACCTCACCCACCCGGCCACGCCCGGACCGCCCCGGCGGCCCGCGACGGGCACAGTCCTGCCCCGCCCCGTGGGGCCGGTTGTGGACAGCCTCCTGCTGACCGGTGTCCCGGGTCGAATACGGCAGGACCACCTGCAGGGCGACCGGCGGCAGCCCGTTGACCACCCGGGCCAGCAGCTCCATGTCCTGCGGGGCGATGACCTCCTCGAACAGGACGCCGCCAGCGGACTCCCCGCCGGACACGGGGTGCCCGGACACGGGGTGCCCGGACACGGCGTCGGCGGACACGGCGTCGGTGGCCGGGTCGGGCTGCTTGTCCGGGCACCCGTGCAGGGCGACGGTGGCGTAGGTCAGCAGTCCCAGACCCACGTCGACACCCAGCTGGCCCAGGGTGCGGGGGTCACCGGCGGCCCTCACGCCCCTGGCACCACGCTCCAGCCGCTGGCCCGCAGCCAGCACCGAGGCCACCGGTCCCCGGATCGAGAGCGTCGCCACCCCGTCCTCGTGCACCCTGGTCCACGTCCGGCGCGCCGCGTAGGCCCGCGCCCGGGCCGCCCGCTCGGCCGCCACGTCGCTGCCCCGGCACGCCGTGACCTCAGCATCCAGCGCGGCCCGGAACGAGGGCACCGACCACGCCCGACCGTGCAGGTCACCCTCCGGGCCCAGCCGGTCCCCCGCCGCCAGGCCAGGATCGTCGCCGAACAGGGCCGCGGCGACCAGCAGCCGCCGGTCATCCTCCAAGGAGGCCGTCTTCTCGTAGAACCAGCGCACCTGCACCCACGTCGTCTCCCCCGCACGCAGCGCCGCGTCCACCATCCCCGCCAACGGCTCCGCGGCCGTGGCCGCCCGCACCAGCAGACCCGCCTCCCACGCCGAGAACCCCAGCGCCACCTCGATCTCGCCGATCGCGGCCAGACGCACCCCCCGCGACAGCGCCCGCGACCCGCCGGTCAGCGGCTCGCCACGCCCGGCACGCCGCTCCCGCTCGCGTTCCTGCACCCGCTCCACCACGCCCCGCACCGCCACGACCAGGTCCGCCTCAGCACGCGAACGCCGCACACCCGCACACCACGCAGGTCCACCACCAGATCTCGACCACGATCAACACCCTAGCAACCGACTCAGACATCTGTTCGAATATCCACAACGTGCCGCAGAGGCACCCACCAGGACAGGGGGGTGTGGACAGACCCCTCACCCGCCTCGCCCCGCCCCGCGCCACCAGGCACACTGACGCCATGGACCTGCGCATCTTCACCGAGCCCCAGCAGGGCGCCTCCTACGACGACCAGCTCGCCCTGGCCCGCACCGCCGAGGACGCCGGCTACTCCGCGTTCTTCCGCTCCGACCACTTCCTGGCCATGGGCAGCGGCGACGGCGCCCCCGGTCCCACGGACTCCTGGGTCACCCTCGGCGGGATCGCCCGTGAGACCAGCACCATCCGGCTGGGCACGCTCGTCACCTCGGTCACCTTCCGCCACCCGGGCCTGCTCGCCGTCCAGGTCGCGCAGGTCGACCAGATGAGCGGCGGCCGCGTGGAGCTGGGGCTCGGCGCGGGCTGGTTCGCCAAGGAGCACGCCGCCTACGGCGTCCCCTTCCCCGACGCCCCCGGCCGTTTCGACCTGCTCGAGGACGCCCTCCAGGTGATCACGGGCCTGTGGGCCACGCCTACCGGCGAGACCTTCAGCCACACGGGCACGACCCTGACCGTCACCGACTCGCCCGGGCTGCCCAAGCCGGCCCAGCAGCCGCGCCCGCCGATCATCATGGGCGGCAGCGGCAAGCGCC
Coding sequences within:
- a CDS encoding ABC transporter permease — protein: MVRFLIRRIGLGVLVMWLITMAVFGLFFLVPNDVARTLAGRQAPPETVALITHRLGLDQPVWKQYLDFIWKALHGDLGYDYYHQVPVTHIIAQALPITLSVVIGGAIIWIVLGVTNGIISAARPRSVLDRGLTVFSLVFYSMPTFLLGLLLLYFVYFRLTMVGWAVFPPGGYVALSDDAVSWLQHMILPWLTLALVSAATYTRLTRASMLDVLGEDYIRTARSKGMGEGRLLLRHALRAALTPVVSQFGIDVGTLLGGVVVTETVFSLPGMGKTAIDAINQQDLPVIIGIVLFASAAVVVANVVVDVLYAVLDPRVRLH
- a CDS encoding LLM class F420-dependent oxidoreductase, giving the protein MDLRIFTEPQQGASYDDQLALARTAEDAGYSAFFRSDHFLAMGSGDGAPGPTDSWVTLGGIARETSTIRLGTLVTSVTFRHPGLLAVQVAQVDQMSGGRVELGLGAGWFAKEHAAYGVPFPDAPGRFDLLEDALQVITGLWATPTGETFSHTGTTLTVTDSPGLPKPAQQPRPPIIMGGSGKRRTPALAARFADEFNMSFPTVEDTIRQYGRIDDACRSVGRDPSSILRSVALVACVGRDESEIRHRADAIGRDVDELRTNGLTGTPAEVVDRIGQWQEQTGAGRIYLQMLDLSDLAHTELVAAEVMPQLG